TATCTtggcaatttaaaaaaaaaaaacaaaaaaaaaaatactggtTTTGATTAATTTTGACTGTCAGATTCTTGGTGCTGGCACAAACTAATTCTATGGAAAATTGTTTGCATTATTCTTCTAGCGTTGGATTTCAAATATAAACACAACAATCCACTTATGCTGGGTTTGGGATATGAATTTCAAGCTTTGGAGTTCGATTTGGGTGGGTATATTTGGACaaattttgatataatttttttgtATTACATCCTATTCAATATATAACAAATGCAAATCAAGCCCATCTAAACATAGAATTAGGATCATACTAGAAAATACTATAGACTATGGAGGACTCCATTTTGCTCATTCTGTTGCTACAGTTGTTCAACAGTTTGGTTGATCataaaaaaattctagaaaaaatttGATCCACTATAGAGAAATTTTTTCCTTGGTGCTTCATAAACATAAGGGATCATTCCTTTTCCTCCATGCCCATTTCTGTCATTTACTTCTCAGTTGTTCAAATATCTTTTGACTCATCTTAAAAAGTCCCACCATATTTGCCATATCTTAAATGCTGTAAATTTTCTGTAGTCATGTAAGCCTTTCCACACTATGAATTTGGATGATTGGTAGATCACGCTCTTGATCATCTTGAATGGGATTGATGCAATCTGCTCCATCTTCTCTTTGGATTGATAAAAATGTGGCTGACAAATTTTTTTGTGGGCAGGAGGAATTAAAATCCATTGAAGGCCTTCCACCTGCTTCAAGATGCTGCAAAGAGTATGCTTGGTTTTGCAACTGCCTTGAATAGCATCTAGTTTTCTGCATTCTCTTTCATGCAAGAGGGAATTCTTTTTAATTGACTTTCAATTCAATGGATACAAAAATTTGGCAGGGTTGCTGATTTTGTGGTTGCAAACTCAGATCCTTTAATGCCCAAGTAAGAATATTATCATCTACTCCTTCCTCAAATATCTTTTGTCTTCCTCGTCCTGCTCTTGATAGAATGGGTCTGTAATCTCTGTGTCTCTTTCTATTAGAAATCAGAAGAGGCGTAAAGCATGTCGCTTCTGGAAGTGGCTCTGGTACGTTTTTTCTTATTTCGTTGATGATTTATATATATTGCGGCATACTGAAGTTCATTAAGGATAAACAGTAGGAGCATTAACAGTGCCCTGAATTTATAGCAGATTGCAGGACAATGTTCCATTCAATGTGGACTTCATTACTTACATGGatagattcttttttttttcttccattaAACTTTCAAATGACCTCAAGCTGAATGCTACTACTTCCCTATTTAACAGGCACAATGTTCCTCTTTTGTGCAGTGGGATGTCCTGTTTCAAATTCTCATGGATTTGCTGCTGTGCTGGTTGTTCTCTTCATCCGGAAAGACCAATTTGCTGTGACTGCCAACTTTGTAGCTGCAATCCATTAAACCTCTGTGACTGCAATTGCCATCATATCTGCAACTGCAATTGCCATCATAATATCTGTGATTGCAATTGCCATAATATTTGCCACTACAATTCTTGCAATTGCCCTTCTTGCATCAAATGCTCGTTGCCTAAGTGCAGGTGCAGGTGGAGGTGTTTCTCTTTGCCTTCCTCCTCCTGCTGCTTTAAGATCTCCTGGAGAAACTGGTGCATTTTCCAATGCCCTTCATGTCCAAATTGCTTCTGCAGAAGATGGTCATGTTCTTGTCCTAAATGCCCAAAGGTAACCCAATGCTCTGGTTGCTGTACAAAATCCTGTTGCAACCCTTGTTGTCTATGTTACTAGAATTATTACGATGATTCCATATCAAATACTGTGGCCTTCAAGTTCCCTTAATGTTTTCCTCCAGAGGCAATTTTTTACAACTTGGAAGGGCTTGTGAACTACTATAATTTTTCTGGCTGCAGTCAAACTTTAGCACGGATAAATCTCTGTGCAGTTTCCATTTGGATCTATTACAGCAGTGTACCAGTTATATTAGTTTTGTTAGTTGGTTTTCGTTCggtttttcttgtttcttctgttttctttcttttcaatCTTCTTCCTCTGGTTATATATACAGAGGTTTTGTAAAATCAGTATGAGAGAAATAATAGAAAGTTGCTTTCTTCTTTGTTCAAATTCAATTTGCTACATACTctgtttcatggtatcagagcaagaaaTAATAGAAAGTTGCATAGCATCACTGCCATGTCCACTTCTTCCATTTCAATGAATAATACAAGTGAAAAAAACAATCCATACCGCTTATAGAGTGGTGATTCACCAGGAACAATGCTAGTTTCAAGTGTCCTCACTGATGATGGCCTTGAAGGCAAAGAACAAGATTGGTTTTGAGAATGGAACAATAGTTTGGCCAGCTTCAACAAATGCTTCAAATGCTATGTGGGAAAGATGCAATAACATGGTTTCTTCTTGGATCATCAACTCAGTATCATGCTTCAAATGCTCTGTGGGAAAGATGCAATAACATGGTTTCTTCTTGGATCATCAACTCAATATCGAGGGAAATTGGAGCCAGCATCATTTGCTCCCACACTACTATGGATATGTGGTAGGATCTCAAGAACAGGTTCACGCAAGGAAATGGGCCACgaatttttcaacttcaaaaGGATTTATCAATGTTAGTTCAAGAAAACATGTCGGAAAGTTACTATATAAAATTTAAGTCTTTATGGGACGAATTAGTTTACTATAATCAAATTCCTACTTGTTCTTGTGGTATACTAAGAACATGTACTTGTGATGCCATTCAAGAATTCTTGAAATATCAAGATAAACATGTCATTCAATTCTTAATGGGATTGAATGAAGGTTTTTCTCACATTAGAGAGCAAATTCTAATGATGGAACCCCTACCTGAAATAAataaagttttttctttaatagtccaagaagaaaaacaaagagaAGTCTGCAAACCTGGGGTAATTGACACAGTTGCTCTTATGAGTAAAATGCCAGAATGGAATTTTTTAGGTGACAAATTTGCTTCTGAAAATCAGCAACCAAGGAGAGCAAAATTGTTTTGCACTCATTGTGGTTTGAATAATCACACAGTTGACAAATGTTATAAAATACATGGCTATCTTCTAGGTTTTAAATTCAGTAATTCTCGATAGAAAGGAAAATCTTCATAAGCTAATCAAGTTACAAGTCATCCTCTTGATACAACCTTTGAATCTTATAATAACTTGCCCTTCTCTCAAGAGGACTGTCAGAAATTATTAGCTCTAATCCACTCATAACCTGATAAAACCATCAACCATCAAACAGCCAATGTTATTTCTACTAATCCTTCATAGAATACCCAAGGTATGATACTTTCTAGTTTTTTTTCGAATTGTTCAGTAACTTCATCAACATCTCAGCATCATTGGATTGTAGACACTGGTGCTACAGACCATATTGTTCATTCCACTGATACTTTTATTTCTATAACAAAGCTTTTAGACACTACTGTTATGCTTCCAAATGGAAACATTGTCCCAGTTACTCACCTTGGCACTATTAAACTATCTAAAAgcttaactctcaaagatgtacTTTGTGTACCATCTTTTTCATATAACTTGCTTTCAGTTAGTAAACTTACCTCATATCATAAATgcgtttttatttttttacctgATGTTTGTTTCATTTAGGAATTTACCCCAAGGATGATTGGGATTGCTAGAAAATCTGTTGGGTTATACATCTTGCAACACTCGGCTATTAATGCTGTTGAATCTTCACCAACATCCAATATTGTAAACTCTGTCATAAACCCCAAAGTCTGGCATAACAAATTAAGACGTCCTTCTATGTCCCGattgaattttctttcaaaacatgTATCAGATATTAGTTTTTCAGACAAAACTATTGATCATTGTACAGTTTGTCCTATGGCTAAACAAAAAAGGCTTCCTTTTGAGattcattcatataataaaagctTTTCTTTCAATATTGTTCATGCTGATATATGGGGACCATTTTCTGTTCCAACTCATAATGGTTCTAGATATTTTCTTACTTTAATAGATCATCATTCTAGATTCACTTGGACATACGTAATGAAAAGGAAATCTgaagttcaaaatatttttattgcttttataA
This window of the Malania oleifera isolate guangnan ecotype guangnan chromosome 6, ASM2987363v1, whole genome shotgun sequence genome carries:
- the LOC131157455 gene encoding guanine nucleotide-binding protein subunit gamma 3-like, translating into MYASGCCSCTVPSLPPPLPKSPPEYPDLYGKRRELAKIQMLERQIGFLEEELKSIEGLPPASRCCKEVADFVVANSDPLMPKNQKRRKACRFWKWLCGMSCFKFSWICCCAGCSLHPERPICCDCQLCSCNPLNLCDCNCHHICNCNCHHNICDCNCHNICHYNSCNCPSCIKCSLPKCRCRWRCFSLPSSSCCFKISWRNWCIFQCPSCPNCFCRRWSCSCPKCPKVTQCSGCCTKSCCNPCCLCY